The region CTTTTGGACGCCTAGCTGGAGGTTAGCTGTCCTGCTTCCTGTGACCTTGGAACTTGCACAGGACAGGGCCCAGGGGACCCAGGGCGCTGTCTCCTCCCACGCTGTTTTCCTTACTCGCTCCTCCCCTGTCGCTTCTACCCCACCCTCTACTAACCTAAACTGCTTCCTGGGCGGGAACTGTTTGGCTTTTTCCTGCACCAGTGAGGGTTGGGGGAGTGACTCTCAGCCCTTGGCCTTCGGAGTATATGGAGCCCAAGAGAGCGGcgcctggggagcagggctgggggtctCCAGCGGCCACGGGGGTGGAGAGGGTTGCGGAGCTCGTGTACCATCTAGCCGGGGCCCTGGGCACTGAGCTGAAGGAGCTAGCACGCCGCTTTGGgccggaggcggcggcggggctCGTGCCTCTCGTGGTGCGGGCGCTAGAGCTACTGGAAAAGGCTGCCGTGGGGCCCGCCCCCGACTCGGTGAGTCACTGTCCACTCTCTCTGCCACCTGCGGGGCTGGTGGAGGCCTAACCCTGAGGGCTCGGACTCCCCAGCTGCAGGTGTCGGCGCTGCAGGCCGAACTGGAGCTGCAGCGGCTGCGGGAGGAGAACGAGCACCTCCGCAGAGAGTTGCGCTGCGGTCCACAGGGTGAGTGTGGAGGGTGGCCCAGcggagggatggggtgggggaggctcagAGCCTACTTCCCGCGGGCTGCTGCTAAGACCACCCCTTCCTCAGAGGAGCGCGCTCTGCTGCAGCAGCTCAAGGAGGTGACCGACCGACAGCGGGACGAACTCCGGGCATACAACCGTGACTTGCTGCAGCGCAGCCAAGAGACTGAGGCCGTAAGGGCTCTGACGGCAACTATGTGGGGCGGGGCTACCTCAGCGCCTCGCCCACCAGCCCTGTCCTTTGCTCTGCCCACAGTTGCAGGAGCAGCTGCAGCGCCTCCTGCTGGTGAATGCAGAGTTGCGGCACAAGCTGGCCGCGGTGCAAACCCAGCTGCGCGCCGCATGGGACCGTGAGAGCGAGCGGGAGCTGCGGCGTGAAGGGGCCGTGGAGCTGGCTCAGCAGCGGACACGGGAACAGGCCGGGGGTCCTGGGTGTGAGCAGAGGCAGGAGCCCGAGCGGCTGACCGCCGAAGCAGGAGTCCCAGGGACCCAGGAGGACCTGGTCAGTGCCCACTGAGGTCAAGGGCCCTTCCCAGTACTGACAGCATCTGGTACCTGGGCACTCTGGAAAGGTTTACTGTGCTGCGTAGCAGGTCCAGGGGGAAGTTGGAAGGTGGCACACAAGTATGTCCCCCACCCAGACTCTGTCCCACTCTCCTCTAGAGCACTGTCATCTGTTGTAGCGCCGTTGCCTCCCAAGTCTCCCTGCCGGTCACTCCCTCTAGCATTCCTGTGACGTCCCAGGGGCAGAGAAACGCCAACCAAGGCAGCCCTCTGAGACCAAGCCACcctttgcaggaggatgccccGCAGCAGCCACTGCATCCCTCCAACGTGGGGCAGTGTGGCTTCAGTCGAGAGGAGCTTGAGCAGATCCTTCAGGAGCGGAATGAGCTCAAAGCCAATGTGTTTCTGCTGAAGGAGGAGTTGGCCTACTTCCAGCGGTGAGGGCGCTAGGCAGGGGCTAGGAAGCTGAGGCGCTCCAGTCACATCTGTTCCTGGGCCTCACTCAGGTCACCTGCCTCATTCTTTGGTTCAGTgacatgtgccagacactgctggACACTGGGAGGACATGAAtcacacagcccctgccctcctgggacTTCACCCAAATGAGGGAGGGGCAGTACAAAGGGTCACTAGGAGCCTTGACACTTAAGCTAAGGTTTGGGGGCTGTTAGTAAGGCTAAGTGTTTCAAGAAAAGGGTTCTCTGGTGTGAGACTCACTGCTGGCAACCCGGTCCTTTCCCCCTGCCCTTTCCCCCTGCCCTTTCCCCTGCCCTGTAGGGAGCTGCTCACAGACCACAGGGTCCCTGGGCTCCTGCTGGAAGCCATGAAGGTGGCTGTCAGGAAGCAGCGGAAGAAGATCAAGGCCAAGATGTTAGGGAccccagaggaagcagagagcaggTAAGTCCCTACCTCCTTTCTCACTGAGCCAGCCCTCCATTCATCCTGCTGAGCCTGATGGCCCAGCCTGGTCGTGCTCTCGGCCTGCCTAGTGTCTCTCAAGTCTGCTGACCTActctgcaccgcccccccccccttcagcCTGGCTATCTTTTGAGTCTTTTGTCTCAGGCCAAACCTATTGCTGCAGACTAGTCACCCCTTGAACCTACCACTCTAGTCTAGCAGTGTTTGAACTCGCTAACCTGGCCTGGTTACCTCCTGAGCTTATTTTACAGCCTGCCCTGCAGAGTCTGTCGCTCCAGCCTGGTCACCCTTCTCCCTGGATCTCACTCGCTATGCTCGCTATGCCTCCTGCTGAAGAGCCTTGCTAGTGCTGTCTCTCCTCGTTCGTTTTTCGGTCCCCGTCCTGGCTGTGTCTGTCTGTTCTCAGAGGGGTAAGACTGTAGCTGTGGGGCCTCCGTAGAAAGCCAGTAGGACTGGCTTCcaagagcttctgggttggtgagcACAGGGCAATGAGGGGCTGATGATGGGCCTGAAGAGGGCATGGAAGCCCCGTGCCTTTCCCCCACACCGTGCCCTGTGCTTCTCTTTCGTCTGCCTGCTCCTGAGTTCTGTAATACATCGGTAAtctagtaaaaaaagaaaaagaaaaacaaaaacaaaaagacttaaACTACAGCTTTGTCAGGGGCCCACTGCCCATCaggctataaaataaaaatctcaagatATCCTTCATCTCCCCACTGTCTCCTATCCAGACTTGGGGGTTGTGTTGTCACTCTGTCCTCCCCTGCCTGCTCCTGGGGGCTGCACAGAAGGCTGGCCATAGCTGTACTCCCCTTGTCCCTTTTGGCCTTGGTCAGTGACCCTCaccacttttctctttcctctgcctcagTGACGATGAGGATGGCTCATGGCTCCTGCTCTCCAGCCACAAGGGAGACCACCCCCCGCCTCCGGATTCCAGAATACAGAGTTTGTATgtcaggagaggagggagggcaaaAGTGGTGGTGGTGAAGAGGGGGCCCCACCTTGTTCTTTTCAGcatccctgccctgctgccctggcactcgccctgctgccctgggctctgagccCGCCCCTCCCCTTCTGCATCTCTGACCCTGGCCCTTCACTTCCCCGCTACCTCATGCTGCCCTTGCTTCCTTCTGTGTCCCCATTTCTCACCGTCCCCTGTCCTCAGCCCATATCCGTGATCTCTCTGGCATCCAGGCTCAGAGTACCTCTTGGCTCTCCCCCACAGCTTTGGCCAGTGTTATC is a window of Phyllostomus discolor isolate MPI-MPIP mPhyDis1 chromosome 8, mPhyDis1.pri.v3, whole genome shotgun sequence DNA encoding:
- the LOC114503183 gene encoding rab-interacting lysosomal protein isoform X2 → MEPKRAAPGEQGWGSPAATGVERVAELVYHLAGALGTELKELARRFGPEAAAGLVPLVVRALELLEKAAVGPAPDSLQVSALQAELELQRLREENEHLRRELRCGPQEERALLQQLKEVTDRQRDELRAYNRDLLQRSQETEALQEQLQRLLLVNAELRHKLAAVQTQLRAAWDRESERELRREGAVELAQQRTREQAGGPGCEQRQEPERLTAEAGVPGTQEDLEDAPQQPLHPSNVGQCGFSREELEQILQERNELKANVFLLKEELAYFQRELLTDHRVPGLLLEAMKVAVRKQRKKIKAKMLGTPEEAESSFGQCYRGEAEAPEAKSSSTAPSEPGGEGETPHQPHLGLMGSS
- the LOC114503183 gene encoding rab-interacting lysosomal protein isoform X1, producing the protein MEPKRAAPGEQGWGSPAATGVERVAELVYHLAGALGTELKELARRFGPEAAAGLVPLVVRALELLEKAAVGPAPDSLQVSALQAELELQRLREENEHLRRELRCGPQEERALLQQLKEVTDRQRDELRAYNRDLLQRSQETEALQEQLQRLLLVNAELRHKLAAVQTQLRAAWDRESERELRREGAVELAQQRTREQAGGPGCEQRQEPERLTAEAGVPGTQEDLEDAPQQPLHPSNVGQCGFSREELEQILQERNELKANVFLLKEELAYFQRELLTDHRVPGLLLEAMKVAVRKQRKKIKAKMLGTPEEAESSDDEDGSWLLLSSHKGDHPPPPDSRIQSFFGQCYRGEAEAPEAKSSSTAPSEPGGEGETPHQPHLGLMGSS